From the genome of Pseudophryne corroboree isolate aPseCor3 chromosome 9, aPseCor3.hap2, whole genome shotgun sequence:
gcatctcttgcacgcccctgtcgttttttaaataattctgcaccaccaaattcaatgtatgtgcaaaacatgggacgtgctggaatttgcccagatgtaatgcacgcaaaatattgctggcgttgtccgatgtcacaaatgcccaggagagtccaattggggtaagccattctgcgatgatcttcctcagtttccgtaaaaggttgtcagctgtgtgcctcttctggaaagcggtgatacaaagcgtagcctgcctaggaacgagttggcgtttgcgagatgctgctactggtgccgccgctgctgttcttgctgcgggaggcaatacatctacccagtgggctgtcacagtcatatagtcctgagtctgccctgctccacttgtccacatgtccgtggttaagtggacattgggtacaactgcattttttaggacactggtgagtctttttctgaggtttgtgtacattttcggtatcgcctgcctagagaaatggaacctagatggtatttggtaccggggacacagtacctcaatcaagtctctagttgcctctgaattaacggtggataccggaaccacgtttctcaccgcccaggctgccaaggcctgagttatctgctttgcagcaggatgactgctgtgatatttcatcttcctcgcaaaggactgttggacagtcaattgcttactggaagtagtacaagtggtcttccgacttcccctctgggatgacgatcgactcccagcagctacaacagcagcgccagcagcagtaggcgatacactcaaggatgcatcggaggaatcccaggcaggagaggactcgtcagacttgccagtgacatggcctgcaggactattggctttcctgggtaaggaggaaattgacactgagggagttggtggtgtggtttgcaggagcttggttacaagaggaagggatttagtggtcagtggactgcttccgctgtcacccaaagtttttgaacttgtcactgacatatgatgaatgcgctgcaggtgacgtataagggaggatgttccgaggtggttaacgtccttacccctacttattacagcttgacaaaggcaacacacggcttgacacctgttgtccgcatttgtgttgaaataattccacaccgaagagctgattttttttgtattttgaccaggcatgtcaatggccatattcgtcccacggacaacaggtgtctccctgggtgcctgacttaaacaaaacacctcaccatcagaatcctccttgtcaatttcctccccagcgccagcaacacccatatcctcatcctggtgtacttcaacagtgacatcttcaatttgactatcaggaactggactgcgggtgctccttccagcacttgcagggggcgtgcaaatggtggaaggcgcaagctcttcccgtccagtgttgggaaggtcaggcatcgcaaccgacacaattggactctccttgggtatttgtgatttagaagaacgcacagttctttgctgttcttttgccagcttaagtcttttcatttttctagcgagaggatgagtgcttccatcctcatgtgaagctgaaccactagccatgaacataggccagggcctcagccgttccttgccactccgtgtcgtaaatggcatattggcaagtttacgcttctcctcagacgcttttaattttgatttttgggtaattttactgaacttttgttttttggattttacatgctctctactatgacattgggcatcggccttggcagacgatgttgatggcatttcatcgtctcggccatgactagtggcaccagcttcagcacgaggtggaagtggatcttgatctttccctattttaacctccacatttttgttctccattttttaatgtgtggaattatatgccagtaactatcaatagcaattgcctactactatatatactgcgcacaactgaaatgcaccacaggtatggatggatagtatacttgacgacacagaggtaggtacagcagtggccttccgtaccgtactgctatatatactggtggtcactgtcagcaaactgcaaaactaaaatgcaccacaggtatagaatgtagatggatagtatacttaatgacgacacagaggtaggtacagcagtggccttccgtaccgtactgctatatatagtatactggtggtcactgtgtcagcaaactgcaaaactaaaatgcaccacaggtatagaatgtagatggatagtatacttaatgacgacacagaggtaggtacagcagtggccttccgtaccgtactgctatatatagtatactggtggtcactgtgtcagcaaactgcaaaactaaaatgcaccacaggtatagaatgtagatggatagtatacttaatgacgacacagaggtaggtacagcagtggccttccgtgccgtactgctatatatagtatactggtggtcactgtgtcagcaaactgcaaaactaaaatgcaccacaggtatagaatgtagatggatagtatacttaatgacgacacagtggtaggtacagcagtggccttccgtaccgtactgctatatatagtatactggtggtcactgtgtcagcaaactgcaaaactaaaatgcaccacaggtatagaatgtagatggatagtatacttaatgacgacacagaggtaggtacagcagtggccttccgtaccgtactgctatatatagtatactggtggtcactgtgtcagcaaactgcaaaactaaaatgcaccacaggtatagaatgtagatggatagtatacttaatgacgacacagaggtaggtacagcagtggccttccgtactgtactgctatatatagtatactggtggtcactgtgtcagcaaactgcaaaactaaaatgcaccacaggtttagaatgtagatggatagtatacttaatgacgacacagaggtaggtacagcagtggccttccgtaccgtactgctatatatactggtggtcactgtgtcagcaaactgcacaactgaaatgcaccacaggtatagaatctagatggatagtatacttaatgacgacacagaggtgggtacagcagtggccttctgtaccgtaatgctatatattatatactggtggtcactggtcagcaaaactctgcactgtactcctcctatataatattatactggtggcccccagtccccacaataaagcagcacactgagcacagatatggagtgtttttcaggcagacaacgtatactggtggtcactgtcagcaaaactctgcactgtactcctgctatataatacagctgctccccagtccccacaattaagcagtgtgagcacagatatatgcagcacactgagcacagatatggagcgtttttttcaggcagagaacggataactggtagtcactgatcagcaaaagtctgcactgtactcctcctatagtatacagctgctccccagccctccccacaattaagcaatagtgcacaatcaagttcaacaataacggagaggacgccagccacgtcctcaccctaacatttccaatgcacgagtgaaaatggcggcgacgcgcggctgcttatatagaatccgaatttcgcgagaatccgacagcgggaggatgacgttcgggcgcgctcgggttaaacgagccatacaggagaatccgagtatggctcggacccgtgtaaaaagggtgaagttcgggggggttcggtttccgagaaacagaacccgctcatcactaatttatattagagatgagtgggttcggttttacatgGATTTACTcgaatttacccgaatctccttattggctatcggacgtcacgtattttggatagccaataagaaaaatccagaaactaagaaatggcgataattctggcataaagaaccgagtgaatccgaacccactcatctctaatttatatactgTCTGATTATCAGCCGAACACTAACCACCTCTACTAGTCATTACCTCCTAGCTTGTTTATACCTTTCTCCTATTGAATTGATCTATCTCTTGAATGCATCAGGATTCAGTAGGTATTGGAATTTTGTGGTCTTTTAGATTTTCCTCCACTTGCTATTGGACGTCATTATATGTATACCTTTATCTAACAAACCGTTTGGCTGTATAACATGTTCTCATCTTGCTACTGCATAAATGTTTGTTTCTCATTATATTTTATTGTGAAAactcaataaatacatttaaaaataaataaataaagaaataaatcttTCAAAGAATGGCACAAATAGATGAAACACAAATATGTTTATTTAAGTGTCTCCAGGTGTTAGCAGGAGTTCATGCCTCTCTCCAGTGGTGCTGGGGGGCGCATGCCTCTCTCCGATGGTGCTGGGGGGCGCATGCCTCTCTCCGATGGTGCTGGGGGGCGCATGCCTCCCTCCGGTGGTAATGGGGGGCGCATGCCTCTCTCCGGTGGTGTCACACTTATGTCACACTTTATGGCTCCTCAATGTCAGGGCTGAGGTCTAGCTTCTTGCCACGACGCCATACCACCCATAGACAAATGAAACTGGCTACTGCTAGAATAAACACACAGATGACTATAATGCAAATTATCAGTGTGCTGGATATTCTGGTCTTCTCTAAAGTTGTAAAAACTCTGGCCCCTCCAGTATTACTGGTCTCTACAGCACTAGCATCATCAGCTTTGTCTTCTAAGGAGGAATCATCAGCCTCATCCACATGGGAGACATTGTTGGCCACGTctgctggttcgttatcactgtccTCATCCACTGGGGCAATATCCTGCGCCTCGTCCAATTGGGCGGCATCTTTGTCCTCATCCACTATGGCAGAATCAAAGGCCTCATCCGCTAGGGTTGAATCAAAGGCCTCATCCGCTGGAGTGGCATGGTCGGCCTCATCTGGTGTGGCTTCATAGTCGGTGTTGTCCGCTGGGACAGCATAGTCAGCTGGGGCAAGAACAGCCGTCCTCACCCATTTGGCGGAATCAAAGGCCTCGTCCGCTAGGGCGGAATCAATGGCCTCATCCGCTGGCGTGGCATGGTCGGCCTCATCTGCTGTGGCGTCATCGTCGGCTTTGTCTGCTGGGGCAACATAGTTGGCTGGGAAGAGAATAGCAGACTTTACCACTTCGGCAGGAGCATCCTGAACAGCTTTGGCAGAAGCTGGGGCGGGAGCATCACCTTTCACCTCTGGGGTGTGGGTGGCCTCTACCGCAATGGCTGGAGcctatacaaataaaaaataaaatagtataTATCAGTGACTACTATAAAGATAAATATTGTCTGAAGTGAAAAAAATGCTGTAGAATATCTTACATATAATGGGACATTTTTGAAAGTTGTTCCAAAGAAAACTGCTTAGAATCTGTGCCATTATAATTATGAACTAGACTGTCAATATTCTAGAATATTTTAAATAAAGAACACAAATGACTGATTGTAGTGACCAAAAAACACGTGCTACACTGTACACAGATACCTGTGAGACAGGTTTCACAAAGTTTCCAGATGGGAACATGTATGAAAGTTGCTGTACAGGAAACTGTAGAACAGTGTTCCCCATAGAAACCCACTCCCGTTTCTGATGACATGACCGCCCAATGCTGAGTCGCTGCTCCTGTTTACATAAGtgatatgcgatcgcatctcactgtgtgtgcatgtgcagtatggctgctgtgcgtgcgcactggGCAGTAATAGTTCAGTATGTGGTCACATCGCTGATGCGATCCATACTGCATAAGGCCCTAAAGCCGATTGTACTTTAAAACAATATCCATTATATAACTGTTAAGTTGAATATTTTTGGTGAACAGCTAAAAtaaaaattgtgtcagtgtccaaatatatatgaacTTAAGTCTATATGCAGAACATTTACACTCACACCTACCCAACTCACGATTATACTGTTGTTATTACTATTGcgaatgtgcagaatgggtcctgcgatcaCAGCGCAGATATGGGAacgcctctgccagattgacaggcagagccgttTGCGCTGTGGGACAGGGGCAGGGACAGCCGGTGTTGGGAAAGACAGGGGGGGCTGCAtcgcccccattttctgggagtggcaagtCAGTCTGCTCTTCTGTAGTCAGATGTGACATATTCCCTATTAGATTATAAACTCGCCCATAAGAGGGCACCCCTACCCTTTTTATCCATGTCTACCATGTATGTCCctgttttatgtattttatgtattaTGGGGATTATTCAGtacagattgcagattctgctacaaAGCAaagtctgcaatcctttctatcgcatgctgggggccgcccatcgcagggcaaggccacccagcatgcagaatggcctgtcCAGGGGCTGCAACCGCAATTTAATTTAAGTCGCAGaaactgtggacgaccccctgcggccgcagctaggctgtgtataCAGCCAGTCAGGCGCCATTTATACATCGGAGCGGTTGCGTGTGACGACACACAGCCACCCCGAAAATACCACCGACCCGCCCCTGTTTTCAACGCATCACACCTGCAATGGTCTGTCACCGCCCCCTGACCACCACATGAATGCCtcagcatgtcaatcaggcagagacgttcatGCCCACCGCAGCCGAACGCATTTGGGACCTGCGTGTGTGCACTGGCatcgcccggcacagggctagtccgccccgcatgccaatcCCAAACCCCACTTCCCTCGTatcgcacccggcgagtagctccggCTGCCTAGCTGCAGTTTTGGCTCGCAGTGACTGCGTGTGATGCCCCAGCAATGGTCCATACacccctgcgttgtccagaccgcgcctccACAACGACATTAAAAACACCACTGTGTGCGCccccgcagtgcggccgctgcacgtgcacacaacACAAAGGGCCTCAGGGTGCAATCACTGCTGTTGCAGCGAtcgtctctgaattaggccctacatacaGCAATAATAAATGTACTTATAGCATGTGAGCTCTAATGATTAAAATCATTTCTCTACAGCTTATCTCAATACTCAGTGACATTTTGACCAACACAAAAACATTCAATATTATTAAATGTGAATAAGCAAAATAACACTCACATCAGCTCCATCAACTTTGGAGTAAACTCCGGGAAGAAATGCTGTGACTGTAAATACAAAGACAACATATGTTACAAACTTACAACATTTACCTGTGTAATTCAAAAGTTGAAGTAGGTgttacactaaggggtatatttactaagatcccgattttgaccgagatgccgttttttcttcaaagtgtcatctcggtaatttactaaactcaaatcacggcagtgatgaggccattcgtatttttttggaagtccaagaaaaaaattacgaatgaatacaccatcggtcaaaacgcggctgtttaagtatgaatctcggtcatttactaagaagtgcaaagcaaaaaaaaataaaacactgccgtgaaaaattacaactcgtaaaaaagtgctaaaaaaaaacagacctgcttttttttaccgtgattggataggcatgcacggatccatgagatccgtgcatgtatatcagtgggaaggggtgggaaagtggttattttccaaaaaaaaaaatacgtggggtcccccctcctaagcataaccagcctcgggctctttgagccgatcctggttgcagaaatatgggaaaaaaattgacaggggttcccccatatttaagcaaccagcatcgggctctgcgcctggtcctggttccaaaaatacgggggacaaaaagagtaggggtcccccgtatttttaaaaccagcaccgggctccactagctggacagataatgccacagccgggggtcacttttatatagtgccctgcggccgtggcatcaaatatccaactagtcacccctggccggggtaccctgggggagtggggaccccttcaatcaaggggtccctcccccccagccacccaagggccaggggtgaagcccgaggctgtcccccccatccaattggctgcggatggggggctgatagccttttgtgaaaatgaaaagatattgtttttagtagcagtactacaaggcccagcaagcctcccccgcatgctggtacttggagaaccacaagtaccagcatgcggcggaaaaacgggcccgctggtacctgtagtactactactaaaaaaatacccaaaaaaagacaagacacacacaccttgaaagtaaagatttattacatacatccacacaaacatacatacatacttacctatggccccacgcaggtcggtcctcttctccagtagaatccaaggggtacctgttgaataaattatactcaccagatccagggtcccaggctcctcggcgaatccatttgtaatccacgtacttgattaaaataaaaaaacggacacccgagccacgcactgaaagggggcccatgtttgcacatgggtcccctttccccgactgccagaaacccactctgacttatgtctaagtgggtttcttcagccaatcagggagcgccacgttgtggcaccctcctgattggctgtgtgctcctgtactgactgacaggcggcacacggcagtgttacaatgtagcgcctatgcgctccattgtaaccaatggtgggaactttctgctcagcggtgaggttactctcggtcaaccgcagggcagaaagttcccaccattggttacaatggagcgcataggcgctacattgtaacactgccgtgtgctgcctgtcagtcagtacaggagcacacagccaatcaggagggtgccacaacgattggctgaagaaacccacttagacagaagtcagagtgggtttctggcattcggggaaaggggacccatgtgaaaacatgggtcccctttcagtgcgtggctcgggtgtccgttttttttattttaatcaagtacgtggattataaatggattcgccgaggagcctgggaccctggagctggtgagtataatttattcaacaggtaccccttggattctactggagaagaggaccgacctgcgtggggccataggtaagtatgtatgtatgtttgtgtggatgtatgtaataaatctttactttcaaggtgtgtgtgtcttgtctttttttgggtatttttttagtagtagtactacaggtaccagcgggcccgtttttccgccgcatgctggtacttgtggttctccaagtaccagcatgcgggggaggcttgctgggccttgtagtactgctactaaaaacaatatcttttcattttcacaaaaggctatcagccccccatccgcagccaattggatgggggggacagcctcgggcttcacccctggcccttgggtggctgggggggggggaccccttgattgaaggggtccccactcccccagggtaccccggccaggggtgactagttggatttttgatgccacggccgcagggcactatataaaagtgacccccggctgtggcattatctgtccagctagtggagcccggtgctggttttaaaaatacgggggacccctactctttttgtcccccgtatttttggaaccaggaccaggcgcagagcccgatgctggttgcttaaatatgggggaacccctgtcattttccccccccatatttctgcaaccagggtcggctcaaagagcccgaggctggttatgcttaggagggtggaccccacgcattttttttctccgttttacagtgtttatttaaaaaaaaaaatgaaccccagcacggatcacacagatccggccgagattcattttgaaaaagtcggcagtgttttgctaatcactgccgtaaaaaaggtaaaaaaaacacgaatgacatcgacatcggaacaaatgaaaatgcagaatacgacagcttagtaaattagtcgtaataaattcaaaaagttgcaattttacactttcgatgtcattcgtgattgaactttgacctttttccgaaaat
Proteins encoded in this window:
- the LOC134956739 gene encoding serine-aspartate repeat-containing protein I-like; its protein translation is MMCAKTTFVWILCFTAFLPGVYSKVDGADAPAIAVEATHTPEVKGDAPAPASAKAVQDAPAEVVKSAILFPANYVAPADKADDDATADEADHATPADEAIDSALADEAFDSAKWVRTAVLAPADYAVPADNTDYEATPDEADHATPADEAFDSTLADEAFDSAIVDEDKDAAQLDEAQDIAPVDEDSDNEPADVANNVSHVDEADDSSLEDKADDASAVETSNTGGARVFTTLEKTRISSTLIICIIVICVFILAVASFICLWVVWRRGKKLDLSPDIEEP